From Flavobacterium sp. 102, a single genomic window includes:
- a CDS encoding exodeoxyribonuclease V subunit beta, which produces MQKTAFSIYDASAGSGKTYTLVKEYLKIILLSKKPDAYRNILAITFTNKAVHEMKSRVVESLSEFAKENPSDKALQLMQDIQRETGLSLATITEKAKSIIKNLIHNYASFDISTIDKFTHKVIRAFAHDLNLPITFEVSLDTENLLTEAVDAIIAEAGNDETLTNLLVDFTMEKTDDDKSWDISREIMDTGKLILNENNREEITHFQNKTITEFIEIKNKLTELCDELETKTVESASEILLLIQNKGIDLKSFSRETFPNHIKSIVEKRFNPINKRYYQFEDISINKTASDRAIIENIIPDLLEMLASIYATFEKKNFYEAFLKNITPLSLLNTVSNELGKIQKEQNILSIAEFNKLINEQIQNQPAPFIYERLGEKYKNFFIDEFQDTSEMQWQNLIPLIDNALSSEDLNGEQGSLMIVGDPKQSIYRWRGGKAEQFIELVKGKNPFVNPDWKPFSLGTNYRSYSEIIDFNNKLFGFLSNEFAHADYKDLYQNHSHQKFNSKTGGYVNISFVPKIDKETFDDEENLAKNELYLQATLATIEKVKQNGFRYKDIVILTRKKAHGTEVANYLTENGIPILSSESLLLGASSEVQGVIHILRYLKNSNDLQSKANFLYYLASQQEQLAIHDFIAQGMEQKSEPEFQNWLTTFNIDFSFQNIRKKSLYEAAEIIIAKVIPMAKRNAYIQFFLDEVLQRDLKNQAGISDFLSYWDNNSEKLSIPSPEGNDAVRIMTIHKSKGLEFPVVIFPFAEEDYSKGPREKMWLNADEAIIGLPKALVDKSSKVEGYGEEATLVYQQKKQEELLDNINVLYVALTRAEEQLYIISGMQGRSKTSGEYPNNMATFFIKFLEDKGFDESKFEYSFGEAKKLSDTKDLIDETETIPQLVATLNPKNIKIAQKESLMWNTQQQKAIEFGNILHEILSFVKTKDDIDLALTKAIENGLIIASQKEEVEQTIQQVVNHSDLLSFFAIGNKILNEKTIIQKEGNLVKPDRMVINTNQEIYLLDYKTGAHQTKYTLQLENYQNAIEKMGFKVTKKALVYIGERLEIVNL; this is translated from the coding sequence ATGCAAAAAACCGCTTTCTCCATATACGACGCTTCCGCCGGTTCGGGCAAAACTTATACTTTGGTCAAAGAATACCTAAAGATTATTCTCTTGTCTAAAAAACCCGATGCCTATCGCAATATTTTAGCCATTACGTTTACCAACAAAGCAGTACACGAAATGAAAAGTCGGGTGGTCGAAAGTCTGTCAGAATTTGCCAAAGAAAATCCTTCCGATAAAGCATTGCAATTGATGCAAGACATTCAAAGGGAAACAGGATTATCATTGGCCACGATTACCGAAAAAGCCAAAAGCATCATCAAAAACCTGATTCACAATTATGCTTCGTTTGATATTTCTACCATTGACAAATTCACGCACAAAGTCATTCGCGCTTTTGCACACGATTTGAATTTGCCCATTACGTTTGAAGTGTCGTTGGATACCGAAAATTTATTGACCGAAGCCGTCGACGCCATCATAGCCGAAGCCGGAAACGATGAAACGTTAACCAACTTGTTGGTCGATTTCACCATGGAAAAAACCGATGACGACAAATCTTGGGACATTTCGCGCGAAATTATGGACACCGGAAAATTGATTTTAAACGAAAACAATCGGGAAGAAATCACGCATTTCCAAAACAAAACCATTACGGAGTTTATTGAAATCAAAAACAAACTGACGGAACTTTGTGATGAATTAGAAACGAAAACGGTTGAATCAGCAAGCGAAATATTATTGTTAATTCAAAACAAAGGCATTGATCTCAAATCGTTTTCAAGAGAAACTTTTCCAAATCATATAAAAAGCATTGTTGAAAAAAGATTCAATCCTATCAACAAGAGATATTATCAGTTTGAAGATATTTCTATCAACAAAACCGCTTCCGACAGAGCGATAATTGAAAATATCATTCCCGATTTACTCGAAATGTTGGCTTCGATTTATGCAACATTCGAGAAGAAAAATTTCTACGAAGCGTTTCTGAAAAACATTACACCGCTTTCTTTACTCAATACGGTTAGCAATGAATTGGGCAAAATCCAAAAAGAACAAAACATCCTTTCTATAGCTGAATTTAATAAACTGATTAACGAACAAATCCAAAACCAACCTGCGCCATTTATTTATGAGCGTTTGGGCGAAAAGTATAAAAACTTCTTTATCGATGAATTTCAAGACACTTCAGAAATGCAATGGCAGAATTTAATTCCGCTGATTGATAATGCCTTGTCGAGCGAAGATTTGAATGGTGAACAAGGTTCACTGATGATTGTAGGCGATCCAAAACAATCGATTTACCGTTGGCGCGGCGGAAAAGCCGAACAATTTATCGAATTAGTAAAAGGCAAAAATCCATTCGTGAATCCGGATTGGAAACCTTTTTCATTGGGAACCAATTACCGCAGTTACTCGGAAATTATTGATTTCAACAACAAACTCTTTGGCTTTTTATCGAATGAATTTGCGCATGCAGATTACAAAGATTTGTACCAAAACCACAGCCATCAAAAGTTCAATTCCAAAACTGGTGGTTATGTCAATATTTCTTTTGTACCAAAAATTGACAAAGAAACCTTTGACGATGAAGAAAATCTAGCCAAAAACGAATTGTATTTGCAAGCGACTTTAGCCACGATTGAAAAAGTCAAACAAAACGGTTTCCGCTACAAAGACATCGTTATCCTAACCCGAAAAAAAGCTCACGGAACTGAAGTTGCCAATTATTTAACCGAAAACGGCATTCCGATTTTGTCTTCAGAAAGTTTGTTGCTCGGTGCTTCGTCGGAAGTTCAAGGCGTGATTCACATTTTGCGCTATCTGAAAAACAGCAACGATTTGCAATCGAAGGCGAATTTTTTGTATTATTTGGCTTCGCAACAAGAGCAATTAGCGATTCACGATTTCATTGCCCAAGGTATGGAACAAAAATCGGAACCCGAATTTCAAAACTGGTTAACGACATTCAACATAGATTTTTCGTTTCAAAATATTCGAAAAAAATCATTGTACGAAGCCGCAGAAATTATCATTGCTAAAGTCATTCCGATGGCCAAGCGCAATGCTTACATCCAGTTTTTCCTGGATGAAGTTTTACAGCGAGATCTTAAAAATCAAGCCGGCATTTCGGATTTTCTTTCTTATTGGGACAACAATTCGGAGAAACTCAGTATTCCGTCGCCTGAAGGAAACGATGCCGTTCGGATTATGACGATTCACAAATCGAAAGGTTTAGAATTTCCGGTGGTGATTTTTCCTTTTGCCGAAGAAGATTACAGCAAAGGTCCGCGGGAAAAAATGTGGCTCAATGCCGATGAAGCCATTATCGGTTTGCCGAAAGCATTAGTCGACAAAAGTAGTAAAGTCGAAGGTTATGGCGAAGAAGCCACTTTGGTGTACCAACAAAAAAAACAGGAAGAATTGCTCGACAATATTAATGTTTTGTATGTGGCGCTAACGCGTGCTGAAGAGCAATTGTATATCATTTCGGGGATGCAAGGCAGAAGCAAAACTTCGGGCGAATATCCAAATAACATGGCGACGTTTTTTATCAAGTTTTTGGAAGACAAAGGTTTTGACGAAAGTAAATTTGAGTATTCATTTGGCGAAGCCAAAAAATTATCCGATACCAAAGACCTCATTGACGAAACCGAAACCATCCCTCAATTAGTAGCCACTTTGAACCCGAAAAACATCAAAATTGCCCAAAAAGAAAGTTTGATGTGGAACACGCAACAACAGAAAGCGATTGAATTCGGGAACATTTTACACGAAATTTTATCCTTCGTCAAAACCAAAGATGATATTGATTTGGCACTCACCAAAGCCATCGAAAACGGATTGATTATCGCATCGCAAAAAGAAGAAGTCGAACAAACCATTCAACAAGTCGTCAACCATTCTGATTTGCTATCCTTTTTCGCCATTGGCAACAAAATTCTAAACGAAAAAACCATCATTCAAAAAGAAGGCAACTTGGTCAAACCAGATAGAATGGTCATCAACACCAACCAAGAAATCTATTTGCTCGATTACAAAACCGGAGCGCACCAAACGAAATACACCTTGCAATTGGAAAATTATCAAAACGCAATCGAAAAAATGGGTTTTAAAGTGACTAAAAAAGCATTGGTTTATATTGGGGAAAGGTTGGAAATAGTAAATTTGTAA
- a CDS encoding GNAT family N-acetyltransferase has translation MFDLQTNKLENELIKLIPLQEIDFEELYAVASDPLVWEQHPNKLRYQRDVFQNYFEGAILSKGAFIIRDVKTNEVIGSSRFYDYNEKENSVLIGYTFIGRKFWGNGYNKALKKIMLDYAFAHVNKVYFHIGAFNLRSQKAIEKIGAVKIDEFEVEYYGEDAKLNFVYLINKNQW, from the coding sequence ATGTTTGATTTGCAAACCAATAAACTTGAAAATGAGCTTATTAAACTAATTCCTTTACAGGAAATAGATTTTGAAGAATTGTATGCCGTGGCTTCTGATCCTTTGGTTTGGGAACAACATCCAAACAAACTGCGATACCAACGCGATGTTTTTCAAAATTATTTTGAAGGTGCCATTTTGTCTAAAGGTGCTTTTATAATTCGCGATGTAAAAACAAATGAAGTAATCGGCAGCAGTCGTTTTTATGATTATAACGAAAAAGAAAATTCGGTATTGATTGGCTATACCTTTATCGGACGGAAATTTTGGGGCAACGGCTACAACAAAGCTTTGAAAAAAATCATGCTCGATTATGCTTTCGCACATGTCAATAAAGTTTATTTTCATATTGGCGCGTTTAATCTTCGGTCACAAAAAGCTATTGAAAAAATCGGTGCTGTGAAAATTGACGAATTTGAAGTGGAATATTATGGTGAAGACGCGAAGTTGAATTTTGTTTACCTGATCAATAAAAACCAATGGTAG
- a CDS encoding MFS transporter, with protein MRNFATELKNIVLKKNEVILVALMALLNFTHILDFMIIMPLGNILMPKWNLTTSEFSIIVSSYSLAAFVSSFFAIFFADKFDRKKLLLFGYSGFLIGTFACAFAFGTYSMILARTLTGLFGGLISAQILSIIADVIPYERRGRAMGMLMGGFALASVIGVPFGLFLANKYDWHYPFLVVAIFGVLLLPFLIRFVPNVNAHLSTPVKLKERISNFYDIFSNQAQITALLFSFLLITGHFIIVPLINPYLVYNVGVPQEYTPLIYLVGGICSLISAQIIGKLADSYGKRTVFVWAALISTFFVVLITNMPHWQLFIVLGIFGFWFSSSTGRTVPGQAMITQAVTSQTRGSFMSLNSCVQSLGTGFASLMSGWITYSDTKFAIHNYNYLGYISISLILLCVLLSYQLERKLQYVEV; from the coding sequence ATGCGTAATTTTGCAACTGAATTAAAAAATATTGTTTTGAAGAAAAATGAAGTTATTTTGGTAGCATTGATGGCGTTACTGAATTTCACACACATACTCGATTTTATGATTATAATGCCTTTGGGAAATATCTTGATGCCCAAATGGAATTTGACTACTTCTGAGTTCTCAATTATTGTTTCCAGTTATTCTTTGGCTGCTTTTGTGAGTAGCTTTTTTGCCATTTTCTTTGCGGATAAATTCGACCGAAAAAAACTATTGCTTTTTGGATATTCCGGATTTTTAATTGGCACTTTTGCTTGTGCTTTTGCTTTTGGAACTTATTCGATGATATTGGCCAGAACATTGACCGGATTGTTCGGTGGTTTAATCAGCGCACAAATCTTAAGTATTATTGCCGATGTTATTCCGTATGAAAGACGCGGCAGAGCGATGGGAATGTTGATGGGCGGATTTGCTTTGGCTTCGGTGATTGGCGTTCCTTTTGGGTTGTTTTTAGCTAACAAATATGATTGGCATTATCCGTTTTTAGTCGTTGCGATTTTTGGCGTGTTGTTGTTGCCGTTCTTAATACGATTTGTTCCCAATGTCAATGCCCATTTATCTACTCCTGTAAAGTTGAAAGAACGCATATCCAATTTCTATGACATCTTTAGTAACCAAGCGCAAATCACGGCTTTGTTATTTAGTTTCTTGTTAATCACCGGACATTTTATAATCGTGCCATTGATTAATCCTTATTTGGTTTACAATGTTGGCGTTCCGCAGGAATACACACCTTTAATTTATTTAGTCGGTGGAATTTGTTCTTTGATTTCCGCTCAAATCATTGGAAAATTAGCTGATAGTTATGGCAAAAGAACCGTGTTCGTTTGGGCAGCTTTAATTTCAACTTTCTTTGTTGTTTTGATAACTAATATGCCTCATTGGCAACTTTTCATTGTGTTAGGTATCTTCGGATTTTGGTTTAGTTCTTCAACAGGAAGAACAGTTCCTGGTCAAGCGATGATTACCCAAGCGGTTACCAGTCAAACTCGAGGTAGTTTTATGAGTTTAAATTCTTGTGTGCAATCACTTGGGACAGGATTTGCCTCATTAATGAGTGGTTGGATTACTTATAGTGATACCAAATTTGCTATCCATAATTACAATTATTTAGGCTACATAAGCATTAGTTTGATTTTATTGTGTGTTTTGTTATCTTACCAATTAGAGCGAAAACTGCAATATGTTGAGGTGTAA
- a CDS encoding PD-(D/E)XK nuclease family protein, producing the protein MSKPTFLYQLTQEILKTHSNNLLDLVVILPNKRAKVFLLAALKESVPNNVFAPEIISIEDFIQDVAGIRSIDSVELLFEFYDVYLSVTEKDKQESFETFANWAKTLLQDFNEIDRYLLQPNKVLKYLENIKEIEHWAVDIEKRTELIENYLIFWKKLPEYYQSLYDYLLNKGIGYQGLIYREAVENLNHFSENNTNQFIFAGFNALNQAEEKIIQHLLALDKAKIYWDIDETLLYDSFHDAGLFQRKFKSEWIYYKTHPYEWIVNDFTEAKNIHVIATSKSIGQAKIAGSIIDKYIRENDSNLQNVAVVLGEENLLLPILHSLPNTVNALNVTMGFSSKNNPAQLLIAKLFKLHSNALSRNPSSYVMYYKDVLDILTHPLIEPYVYAGELVNRINKNNYTFITHKKLEELYPNDNALFKMLFQKWDTNSVAVLENLSQILLQIKANLSYDNEEEKITNAFVYSVFKVINKMISYFGEHQNIDDIKTLHAIYKQVIEVAEVSFEGEPLNGLQIMGVLESRVLDFETVIITSVNEGKFPAGKSTNSFIPYDVKRELGLPTYKEKDAIYTYHFYHLLQRAKNIYLIYNADSDGFDAGEKSRFITQLEVEKQPNHNLTFQYFNPDVPNIAHQPIIVPKTESVITRLREIATNGFSPSSLTTYIRNPIQFYFQRVLRISETDEVEENIAVNTLGTIIHGALEALYKPFIGRILTKIDIESCFKKIDDEVLTQFKEVYKEGEIKKGRNLLAFEVAKRNVLNFLKLELENLEKGDEVQIIALEETFQRTLEDMRLPFPVLIKGNVDRIEIRNGKIRIIDYKTGKVEQKSVTLKDWKGLTEDIKNDKIIQILAYAFMFEEQAKGREIEAGIISFKNLKSGFLPFNFKQDKEVTEVISPEIMEAYLEQIVVLLQEIFDLEIPFEEKIN; encoded by the coding sequence ATGTCAAAGCCAACATTTCTTTACCAACTCACGCAAGAAATTCTGAAAACCCATTCCAACAATTTATTGGATTTGGTGGTAATTTTGCCCAACAAAAGAGCCAAAGTTTTTTTGCTTGCAGCACTAAAGGAATCAGTACCCAATAATGTCTTCGCTCCCGAAATCATCAGCATTGAAGATTTCATTCAAGATGTTGCAGGCATTCGCTCCATAGATAGTGTTGAACTGCTTTTCGAATTCTATGACGTCTATCTTTCTGTTACCGAAAAAGACAAACAAGAATCCTTCGAAACCTTTGCCAACTGGGCTAAAACACTATTACAAGATTTTAACGAAATTGACCGTTACCTACTTCAGCCCAACAAAGTTTTAAAGTATCTGGAAAACATCAAGGAAATTGAACATTGGGCTGTTGATATTGAAAAACGCACCGAACTCATTGAAAACTACTTAATCTTCTGGAAAAAACTTCCTGAATATTACCAATCTCTTTATGATTATTTGCTCAACAAAGGCATTGGCTATCAAGGTTTAATTTATCGAGAAGCCGTTGAAAATTTAAATCATTTTTCAGAAAACAACACCAACCAATTTATATTTGCAGGCTTTAATGCTTTGAACCAAGCCGAAGAAAAAATAATCCAACATTTATTGGCCTTAGACAAAGCCAAAATCTATTGGGATATTGACGAAACACTACTTTATGATTCTTTCCATGATGCGGGTTTGTTCCAAAGGAAATTTAAATCGGAATGGATTTACTACAAAACACATCCTTATGAGTGGATTGTAAACGATTTTACCGAAGCGAAAAACATTCACGTCATTGCGACTTCCAAATCTATCGGTCAAGCCAAAATTGCCGGAAGCATAATCGATAAATATATTAGAGAAAATGATTCAAATCTGCAAAACGTAGCCGTAGTTTTAGGAGAAGAAAATTTATTATTACCGATTTTGCATTCGTTACCAAATACCGTTAACGCCTTAAATGTCACGATGGGATTTTCGAGCAAAAACAATCCTGCGCAATTATTAATCGCCAAACTATTCAAACTGCATTCCAATGCTTTGTCAAGAAATCCGAGCAGTTATGTGATGTATTACAAAGATGTACTCGATATTTTGACGCATCCGTTGATTGAACCTTATGTCTATGCCGGCGAATTGGTCAACCGAATCAACAAAAACAATTACACTTTTATTACACATAAAAAACTCGAGGAATTATACCCTAATGACAATGCCTTATTCAAAATGTTGTTCCAAAAATGGGACACCAACTCGGTAGCGGTTTTAGAAAATCTATCTCAAATTTTACTCCAAATTAAAGCGAATCTGAGTTACGACAACGAAGAAGAGAAAATCACAAATGCCTTTGTCTATTCCGTATTCAAAGTAATTAACAAGATGATTTCTTATTTTGGCGAACACCAAAACATAGACGACATCAAAACATTACACGCCATTTACAAACAAGTGATTGAAGTTGCCGAAGTGTCTTTTGAAGGCGAACCATTAAACGGTTTGCAAATCATGGGCGTTTTGGAAAGTCGTGTGCTCGATTTTGAAACCGTAATCATCACCTCGGTCAACGAAGGCAAATTTCCGGCAGGAAAAAGCACCAATTCGTTTATTCCTTATGATGTGAAACGCGAATTAGGGTTGCCAACTTACAAAGAAAAAGACGCGATTTACACGTATCACTTTTACCATTTATTACAACGCGCCAAAAACATTTACCTGATTTACAATGCCGATAGCGATGGTTTTGATGCCGGCGAAAAAAGCCGTTTCATTACCCAATTGGAAGTCGAAAAACAACCCAATCACAACTTAACCTTTCAATATTTCAATCCCGATGTGCCCAATATTGCACACCAACCCATTATAGTTCCAAAAACAGAAAGTGTTATAACACGCTTGCGCGAAATTGCTACCAATGGTTTTTCGCCTTCGTCCTTAACGACCTATATCCGAAATCCGATTCAATTTTATTTTCAACGAGTGTTGCGTATTTCGGAAACCGATGAAGTCGAAGAGAATATCGCAGTGAATACTTTAGGAACCATTATTCACGGTGCTTTAGAAGCTTTGTACAAACCGTTTATCGGAAGAATTTTAACCAAAATCGATATCGAAAGTTGCTTCAAAAAGATAGATGACGAAGTGTTGACCCAATTCAAAGAAGTGTACAAAGAAGGCGAAATCAAAAAAGGCAGAAACTTGTTGGCTTTTGAAGTCGCAAAACGCAATGTGTTAAACTTTCTCAAACTCGAATTAGAAAATTTAGAAAAAGGTGATGAAGTGCAAATTATCGCTTTAGAAGAAACCTTTCAAAGAACTTTAGAAGACATGCGTTTGCCATTTCCGGTATTAATCAAAGGAAACGTGGACCGAATTGAAATCCGCAACGGCAAAATCAGAATCATTGATTATAAAACGGGGAAAGTCGAGCAAAAAAGCGTCACTTTAAAAGACTGGAAAGGCTTAACCGAAGATATCAAAAACGACAAGATCATTCAGATTTTGGCGTACGCTTTTATGTTTGAAGAACAAGCCAAAGGCAGAGAAATTGAAGCCGGAATCATTTCGTTTAAAAATTTAAAATCCGGATTTTTGCCTTTTAATTTCAAACAAGATAAAGAAGTAACCGAAGTCATTTCGCCTGAAATTATGGAAGCCTATTTAGAACAGATTGTAGTTTTGCTTCAGGAAATTTTTGATTTGGAGATACCTTTTGAGGAGAAAATAAATTGA
- a CDS encoding OmpA family protein yields MKHLNKLFVAMLMLAGFSSQAQDSNNPWAISFGANAVDTRVSAASKLEDQFSQYFNANDNWNILPSVSFVNVSKYVGGNFSFGITGSLNKINRYVLPRVGDGPYEVVNPGDLNYYAVDGVINYSLMSLIGSKKIDPSIHAGGGYTWIGDDMSAGTVNGGLGLTYWFTENIGLSVRSTYKHSFEDLREDMPTHMQHFAGLTFKFGGSDKDGDGIYDKDDACPEEAGLKQFNGCPDTDGDGIEDSKDACKDIAGPVEFNGCPDTDGDGIADNVDACPEVAGLKAFGGCPDTDGDGVQDKEDKCKDVKGPKENGGCPWPDRDGDNVLDKDDRCPDVKGTVANNGCPEVTEEAIKRLNDYAKTILFDSGKASFQQQTYPVLQAIVAILKEYPNSNFSIEGHTDSDGKDAANQTLSENRAAAVKNYLIENGIASSRLSSAGFGEAKPIDTNKTKAGKANNRRVEVKLVK; encoded by the coding sequence ATGAAACATCTTAACAAATTATTCGTTGCTATGCTAATGTTGGCTGGTTTCAGCTCTCAAGCTCAAGACAGCAACAACCCTTGGGCTATATCGTTTGGGGCTAACGCAGTAGATACAAGAGTAAGCGCTGCATCAAAATTAGAGGATCAGTTCTCTCAGTATTTTAATGCTAATGACAACTGGAACATTTTACCTTCAGTATCTTTTGTAAACGTATCTAAATACGTTGGCGGTAATTTCTCTTTCGGAATTACAGGTTCCCTTAACAAAATTAACAGGTATGTATTGCCAAGAGTTGGCGATGGACCATACGAAGTTGTAAATCCTGGCGATTTGAACTATTACGCTGTTGATGGTGTTATCAACTACAGTTTGATGAGTTTAATTGGATCTAAAAAAATTGACCCATCTATTCACGCTGGTGGAGGTTACACTTGGATTGGTGACGACATGAGTGCCGGTACTGTAAACGGAGGTTTAGGTTTAACTTATTGGTTTACTGAAAACATCGGTTTATCTGTTCGTTCTACTTACAAACATTCTTTCGAAGATTTACGTGAAGATATGCCAACGCACATGCAACATTTTGCAGGTCTTACTTTCAAATTTGGAGGTTCTGACAAAGATGGAGACGGAATTTATGATAAAGATGATGCTTGTCCAGAAGAAGCTGGTTTAAAACAATTCAATGGTTGTCCTGATACTGATGGTGACGGAATTGAAGACAGCAAAGATGCTTGTAAAGATATCGCTGGTCCGGTTGAATTCAATGGTTGTCCTGATACTGACGGTGACGGAATTGCTGATAATGTTGATGCTTGTCCAGAAGTGGCTGGTTTAAAAGCTTTCGGTGGTTGTCCTGATACTGACGGTGACGGAGTTCAAGACAAAGAGGACAAATGTAAAGACGTTAAAGGTCCTAAAGAAAATGGTGGTTGTCCTTGGCCAGATAGAGATGGTGACAATGTATTAGACAAAGATGACAGATGTCCTGATGTTAAAGGTACTGTTGCTAACAATGGTTGTCCTGAAGTTACTGAAGAAGCTATCAAAAGATTAAATGACTATGCTAAAACTATCTTATTTGATAGCGGTAAAGCTTCATTCCAACAACAAACTTACCCAGTATTACAAGCAATTGTAGCTATCTTGAAAGAGTATCCAAACTCTAACTTCTCAATCGAAGGTCACACTGATAGCGATGGTAAAGATGCTGCTAACCAAACACTTTCTGAAAACAGAGCTGCAGCCGTTAAAAATTATTTAATTGAAAACGGTATTGCTTCTTCAAGATTGTCTTCAGCTGGTTTCGGTGAGGCTAAACCAATCGATACTAACAAAACTAAAGCTGGTAAAGCTAACAACAGAAGAGTTGAAGTGAAATTAGTAAAATAA
- the kbl gene encoding glycine C-acetyltransferase: MYGKIQQHLQNELNTIEQNGIFKRERIITSPQGAEITVNGKTVLNFCANNYLGLSSHPEVIQAAKDALDSHGFGMSSVRFICGTQDIHKTLEKKIADFYGTEDTILYAAAFDANGGVFEPLLGEEDCIISDSLNHASIIDGVRLCKAARYRYENSNMEDLETQLKKAVEAGHRFKLIVTDGVFSMDGLVAPLDKICDLADKYDALVMVDECHAAGFIGATGKGTMEAKGVMGRVDIITGTLGKALGGAMGGYTTAKKEVIEILRQRSRPYLFSNSLAPAIIGASIKVFELLEKDTKLRDQLEWNTNYFKAGMKKAGLDIIDGDSAIVPVMLYDAKLSQVMADELLKKGIYVIGFFFPVVPRDKARIRVQLSAAHTKEHLDQAIKAFEEVAKMLNVI, encoded by the coding sequence ATGTACGGAAAAATTCAACAACACTTACAAAACGAACTAAATACCATTGAGCAAAACGGTATTTTCAAAAGAGAACGCATCATCACTTCGCCTCAAGGCGCGGAAATCACCGTAAACGGCAAAACAGTTTTAAACTTCTGTGCTAATAATTATTTGGGGTTGTCTTCGCATCCGGAAGTAATTCAGGCAGCGAAAGACGCTTTAGATTCTCACGGATTCGGTATGTCATCAGTACGTTTCATTTGCGGAACTCAGGATATTCACAAAACTTTAGAAAAAAAGATCGCCGATTTTTACGGAACGGAAGATACTATTTTATATGCAGCAGCTTTTGATGCCAATGGTGGTGTTTTCGAACCACTTTTAGGCGAAGAAGATTGCATTATTTCAGACAGTTTAAACCATGCTTCTATTATTGACGGTGTGCGATTGTGTAAAGCCGCGCGTTACCGTTATGAAAATTCCAATATGGAAGATTTGGAAACCCAATTGAAAAAAGCGGTTGAAGCCGGACATCGATTCAAGTTAATCGTAACCGATGGTGTTTTCTCTATGGACGGATTGGTGGCACCATTAGATAAAATCTGTGACTTAGCCGACAAATACGATGCATTAGTAATGGTTGACGAATGTCACGCAGCAGGTTTTATCGGTGCAACAGGAAAAGGAACTATGGAAGCCAAAGGCGTTATGGGCAGAGTTGACATCATCACCGGAACTTTAGGAAAAGCTTTAGGCGGCGCTATGGGCGGATATACTACGGCTAAAAAAGAAGTGATTGAAATATTACGTCAACGTTCAAGACCTTATTTGTTTTCAAACTCCTTAGCTCCGGCCATTATTGGTGCTTCTATCAAAGTTTTCGAACTATTAGAAAAAGACACCAAGTTGAGAGATCAATTAGAATGGAATACCAACTACTTCAAAGCAGGAATGAAAAAAGCAGGTTTGGATATCATTGATGGAGATTCAGCCATTGTTCCTGTGATGTTATATGATGCCAAATTGTCTCAAGTCATGGCAGATGAATTATTGAAAAAAGGAATCTACGTGATTGGATTCTTTTTTCCAGTGGTTCCAAGAGACAAAGCTAGAATCAGAGTACAATTATCAGCCGCACATACCAAAGAACATCTTGATCAGGCTATTAAAGCCTTTGAAGAAGTAGCCAAGATGTTAAATGTCATATAA
- a CDS encoding superoxide dismutase, whose protein sequence is MAFELPQLPYAYDALEPYIDAKTMEIHHSKHHNAYTTNLNAAIAGTDLEGLTIENILINLDMKNAAVRNNGGGFYNHNLFWRVMAPNGGGLPTGELAEAIERDFKSFEEFKAQFAKAGATRFGSGWAWLCVHKGGKLEVCSTPNQDSPLMPDTACGGFPILGMDVWEHAYYLNYQNRRPDYIEAFFNVINWTEVARLYATEK, encoded by the coding sequence ATGGCTTTTGAATTACCGCAATTACCTTATGCATACGATGCATTAGAACCATATATTGATGCTAAAACAATGGAAATTCACCATTCGAAACATCATAATGCTTATACAACCAATCTTAATGCGGCGATTGCCGGAACAGATTTGGAAGGTTTAACGATAGAAAACATCCTAATCAACTTGGATATGAAAAACGCAGCAGTTAGAAATAACGGAGGCGGATTTTATAACCACAATTTGTTTTGGAGAGTAATGGCGCCTAATGGTGGCGGATTGCCAACAGGCGAATTAGCTGAAGCAATTGAAAGAGATTTTAAATCATTCGAAGAATTCAAAGCGCAATTTGCCAAAGCTGGCGCAACACGTTTTGGTTCTGGCTGGGCTTGGCTTTGTGTTCATAAAGGCGGAAAGTTGGAAGTTTGTTCTACACCCAATCAAGACAGTCCATTAATGCCGGATACAGCTTGTGGCGGTTTCCCTATTTTAGGAATGGATGTTTGGGAACACGCTTATTACTTAAACTATCAAAACCGCCGTCCCGATTATATTGAAGCGTTCTTCAATGTAATCAATTGGACAGAAGTTGCCAGATTATACGCGACAGAAAAATAA